The Rudaeicoccus suwonensis sequence TGGTTCTACGGCATACCGCTCAGTCGGACGCCCGGGCGAGAAGCTGTGCCTCGTCGGACTCCATCTGCTGCACGAACTCGCGCTTGCCGGCCTGCCAGGCGTCCTCGGTCTGGTCGGTGCGCCAGTAGCCGGAGATCGACACCTGGTCGCGCGGCAGGCCGCACTCGACGAACAGGAACCGGCGCAGGTCCTTCACGAGGGCAGCATTGCCGTGCACGAACGCGCGCACATCGCCTTCGGGCAGCCCGGCGGCGCGCACCGCGGCGGCGAGCGGCTCGCCATACGTGCCGCCGTGCTCGTCCCGGTGCACCCAGGTGACGTGGGTATGGGGGCCGGTGCGCAGCGGGACGTGCGTGGTGGAGTCGGCGACCTCGACGAATACCTCCGTGCGGGCATCGAGCGGCAAGGCGTCAAGGGCGGCCGCGATCGCCGGGGCGGCGGCCTCGTCGCCCACGAGCAGGTGCACGTCGGCGGCCGGGTCCGGAGCCCAGCCACCACCGGGACCGAAGAAGGCGATGGGGTCGCCCGGCTCGGCGGCTGCCGCCCACGGCCCGGCCAGGCCGCTGTCGCCGTGCACCACGAAGTCGATCGCGAGCTCGCGCGTCTGCGGGTCGAACGACCGGATCGTGTAGGTGCGGGTGACCGGCCACTGCTCCCGCGGGTGGTCCTCGCGGATCTGCTCGGGATCGAACGGCCAGGTGTAGTCGGCTCCCTGCGGCGGGAACAGCAGCTTCACGTAATGGTCGGTCTGGGTGAGCTCCGGCAGCGTCGCCAGATCGTCACCCGTGACGAAGACCCGGATCAGATCGCGCGTGAGTCGCTCACTGCGGAGGACGTGGACATTGCGCGCTACTCGAGTCTTGGCCATGAAATAAGGCTAACCTCACTCCTTCTCGGGGCGTTGTTGGGCCAGCTTGTCGACGTTCTTGTGGGCGGCCTCCTGCGCCTTCTCGACCTTGTCTGCGTATTTGCCCGACGTCTTGTCGTTGAACAGCCCCGCGAGCTTGTCGATCGTGCTCGACACCTTGTCCTGGTTGTCGTGCGCCAGCTGGCCGGCCTTCTCTTTCGCCTGCTTCGCCGCCTCGGTCGCCTGCCTCTTGATCTGCTCGCTGTCAGCCATGCTGGGCTCCGTTCATCGGGATGACCTCCACTGCGCACG is a genomic window containing:
- a CDS encoding antitoxin is translated as MADSEQIKRQATEAAKQAKEKAGQLAHDNQDKVSSTIDKLAGLFNDKTSGKYADKVEKAQEAAHKNVDKLAQQRPEKE
- a CDS encoding siderophore-interacting protein; the encoded protein is MAKTRVARNVHVLRSERLTRDLIRVFVTGDDLATLPELTQTDHYVKLLFPPQGADYTWPFDPEQIREDHPREQWPVTRTYTIRSFDPQTRELAIDFVVHGDSGLAGPWAAAAEPGDPIAFFGPGGGWAPDPAADVHLLVGDEAAAPAIAAALDALPLDARTEVFVEVADSTTHVPLRTGPHTHVTWVHRDEHGGTYGEPLAAAVRAAGLPEGDVRAFVHGNAALVKDLRRFLFVECGLPRDQVSISGYWRTDQTEDAWQAGKREFVQQMESDEAQLLARASD